In Cellulomonas wangsupingiae, the genomic window GGTGCACGAGCGCGTCGAGACGCGCGCGCGCCACGGGGTCCGCGAACACGATGCGGCCCAGTGCCGCCCGGTCCAGCTCCCCCGCCGCGTCCAGGACGCCCGCCCCGAACTCCTCGACCACGGCGTCGAGGCCGGGCGACCCGGGCGCGACCGCCTCGCGTGCCAGCAGGTCGGCGTCCACGACGACGGCCCCGGACGCGGCGAACCTGCGCGCCGCGACCGACTTGCCCGCAGCGATCCCTCCGGTGAGCCCGATCCTCTGCATCGCCCCATCGTCGCGCCCGCCGGCAGGGCCCGCGACTGCGCGCCCGGCGCCGGGTGCGCCTGGCACGCCGACGGCCGGCCGCGCCTGGCACGCCGACGGCCGGCCACCCCTGAGGGTGACCGGCCGTCGTCGTGGTACCGCGCGTGCCACGCACGCGTGGCGTCAGTTGCCGGTGAGCTTCTCGCGCAGCGCGGCGAGCGCCTCGTCCGACGCGAGCGTGCCGGTGACCTCCTCGGACGCCGACGAGTACGTCGACGGCGCGGGGCCGCTGGTCGTGCTGCTGCTCGGCGTCTCCGAGGTCGAGGCCTCGAGATCGGCCTGCGCCGCTGCCGAGACCTGCTTGCGGTGCGCCTCCCAGCGCTCGTGAGCGGCCGCGTACTGGGCCTCCCACGCCTCGCGCTGGGTCTCGAAGCCCTCGAGCCACTCGTTCGTGGTCGGGTCGAAGCCCTCGGGGTACTTGTAGTTGCCCTGCTCGTCGTACTCCGCCGCCATGCCGTACAGCGCGGGGTCGAAGTCGTCCGACTCGGGGTCGAAGCCCTCGTTCGCCTGCTTCAGCGACAGCGAGATGCGGCGACGCTCGAGGTCGATGTCGATGACCTTGACGAAGACGTCGTCGCCGACCTGGACGACCTGCTCCGGGATCTCGACGTGGCGCACGGCCAGCTCCGAGATGTGGACCAGGCCCTCGATGCCGTCCTCGACGCGGACGAACGCGCCGAACGGGACGAGCTTGGTGACCTTGCCGGGCACGACCTGGCCGATGGCGTGCGTCCGGGCGAACGCCTGCCACGGGTCCTCCTGCGTCGCCTTCAGCGACAGCGAGACCCGCTCGCGGTCGAAGTCGACCTCGAGCACCTCGACCGTGACCTCCTGGCCGACCTCGACGACCTCGGAGGGGTGGTCGATGTGCTTCCAGGACAGCTCGGAGACGTGCACGAGCCCGTCGACGCCACCCAGGTCCACGAACGCACCGAAGTTGACGATCGACGAGACGACACCGGGGCGGACCTGGCCCTTCTGCAGCGTCTGCAGGAAGGTCGAGCGGACCTCCGACTGCGTCTGCTCCAGCCACGCGCGCCGCGACAGCACCACGTTGTTGCGGTTCTTGTCGAGCTCGATGATCTTCGCCTCGATCTCCTTGCCGACGTACGGCTGGAGGTCGCGGACACGACGCATCTCGACGAGGGAGGCCGGCAGGAAGCCGCGCAGGCCGATGTCGAGGATGAGTCCACCCTTGACGACCTCGATGACGGTGCCGGTGACGACGCCGTCCTCCTCCTTGATCTTCTCGATCGTGCCCCACGCCCGCTCGTACTGCGCGCGCTTCTTGGACAGGATCAGCCGGCCTTCCTTGTCCTCCTTCTGGAGGACCAGGGCCTCGACCTCGTCGCCGACCTTGACGACCTCAC contains:
- the rpsA gene encoding 30S ribosomal protein S1, which translates into the protein MSISTPAKPASPQVAVNDIGSAEDFLAAIDATIKYFNDGDIVEGTIVKVDRDEVLLDIGYKTEGVIPSRELSIKHDVDPGEVVKVGDEVEALVLQKEDKEGRLILSKKRAQYERAWGTIEKIKEEDGVVTGTVIEVVKGGLILDIGLRGFLPASLVEMRRVRDLQPYVGKEIEAKIIELDKNRNNVVLSRRAWLEQTQSEVRSTFLQTLQKGQVRPGVVSSIVNFGAFVDLGGVDGLVHVSELSWKHIDHPSEVVEVGQEVTVEVLEVDFDRERVSLSLKATQEDPWQAFARTHAIGQVVPGKVTKLVPFGAFVRVEDGIEGLVHISELAVRHVEIPEQVVQVGDDVFVKVIDIDLERRRISLSLKQANEGFDPESDDFDPALYGMAAEYDEQGNYKYPEGFDPTTNEWLEGFETQREAWEAQYAAAHERWEAHRKQVSAAAQADLEASTSETPSSSTTSGPAPSTYSSASEEVTGTLASDEALAALREKLTGN